A region of Clostridium acetobutylicum ATCC 824 DNA encodes the following proteins:
- a CDS encoding bifunctional ADP-dependent NAD(P)H-hydrate dehydratase/NAD(P)H-hydrate epimerase — translation MKVGTSKIMNKIDQFCTTSLGIPGNILMENAALKVVKNIGEEFKDIVLVCGVGNNGGDGMACARHLNAIGRNLKIFCVGNIEKMSSDCKFNYDILSNIGIQVINLANEDDLEEFKTAVQSADLILDCIFGTGLSREVKGIYRDVISIINDEGNYIMAVDTPSGLSSDTGIEMGIAIKAHKTISFVMYKRGFFRYRSEDYTGEIVIENIGVPKFVIDKFHENEYIVDEEMASNSIIKRDKYAHKGNFGRVAIFAGAKGYSGAAYISTEAAVRSGSGLITLCTKEELQNLLSSKLVEAMTASFNDKEKIEKIITSSDAIAVGPGMGNTEETFYKVKEILSTACCPIVIDADGINVLKGRLDTLKNSKNKVILTPHPGEMSRISGVSIEKLEKNRIDIAKNFAAKYDVIIVLKGYKTVITDGKEVFVNTTGSSYMASGGMGDCLTGIIVSLVGQGYSPIMAAAIGTFIHGYCGDVLANKMANITASDILKEIPYSIKKISYNKMR, via the coding sequence GTGAAAGTTGGTACCTCAAAAATTATGAATAAGATAGATCAATTTTGTACTACAAGTTTAGGAATACCAGGAAATATTCTTATGGAAAACGCGGCTCTAAAAGTAGTAAAAAACATAGGAGAAGAATTTAAGGATATAGTTTTAGTATGTGGTGTTGGAAATAATGGCGGAGATGGAATGGCATGTGCAAGACACCTAAATGCAATAGGAAGAAATCTAAAGATATTTTGTGTAGGAAATATAGAAAAGATGAGTAGCGACTGTAAATTTAATTACGATATACTGAGCAATATTGGGATACAAGTGATAAATTTAGCGAATGAAGATGATTTAGAAGAATTTAAAACGGCTGTTCAATCAGCTGACCTGATTTTAGACTGCATATTTGGTACAGGACTTAGTAGAGAAGTTAAAGGCATATATAGAGATGTAATCTCCATAATAAATGATGAAGGAAATTATATTATGGCAGTTGATACACCTTCAGGTTTAAGCAGTGATACTGGAATTGAAATGGGGATAGCCATAAAAGCACATAAGACAATATCATTTGTTATGTACAAAAGAGGTTTTTTTAGATACAGAAGCGAAGATTACACAGGAGAGATAGTAATAGAAAACATAGGAGTACCTAAATTTGTAATAGATAAATTTCATGAGAATGAGTACATAGTAGACGAAGAAATGGCATCGAATAGTATTATAAAAAGAGATAAGTATGCACATAAAGGTAACTTTGGAAGAGTGGCAATTTTTGCTGGAGCAAAGGGGTATTCTGGAGCAGCATATATATCCACAGAAGCTGCTGTTAGATCAGGTTCTGGTTTAATTACCTTATGCACAAAAGAGGAATTACAAAATTTACTAAGTAGCAAACTTGTAGAGGCTATGACTGCTAGTTTTAACGATAAAGAAAAAATTGAAAAAATTATTACTTCAAGTGATGCAATAGCTGTAGGGCCAGGAATGGGAAATACTGAAGAAACTTTTTATAAAGTGAAGGAAATTTTATCTACAGCATGTTGCCCTATTGTGATTGATGCAGATGGAATAAACGTTCTTAAGGGGAGGCTCGATACATTAAAAAATAGTAAAAATAAAGTAATACTCACGCCTCACCCAGGTGAGATGTCAAGAATATCAGGTGTATCTATTGAAAAGCTTGAAAAGAACAGAATAGATATTGCTAAAAATTTTGCAGCTAAATATGATGTAATAATAGTTTTAAAAGGGTATAAGACAGTAATAACAGATGGTAAAGAGGTTTTTGTAAATACAACTGGCAGCAGTTATATGGCATCAGGTGGAATGGGCGACTGCTTAACAGGAATTATAGTGTCGTTAGTTGGACAAGGATATTCGCCTATTATGGCAGCGGCTATTGGAACTTTTATTCATGGATATTGTGGTGATGTGTTAGCAAATAAGATGGCTAATATAACAGCCTCTGACATATTGAAGGAAATTCCATATTCAATAAAAAAAATTAGTTATAATAAAATGAGATAG
- a CDS encoding germination lipoprotein GerS-related protein, which yields MEKGKKVFIPIVTAVFLILVLAIFMIYYFINREHEKDIVEYLKDLKSYSCSINIEVKNGKQHIEYNGKQMYRLGSGYRLELNDKKRVMIYKENKVYVQDVENNKSYTLPLKVDDVYNMTFIGKYIGMLYTAENIKYSIKSIEGIQYALIKITIPCQNKNMSYGVLYVDLKDKCPTELKIYDVKNEERLRVQYKEFQPDPSLEDNLFEPVNM from the coding sequence ATGGAGAAAGGTAAAAAAGTATTCATACCTATAGTTACAGCTGTTTTCTTAATATTAGTTTTAGCAATTTTTATGATTTACTATTTTATAAATAGAGAACATGAAAAAGATATTGTTGAATACTTAAAGGACTTAAAAAGCTATAGTTGTAGTATAAATATTGAAGTAAAAAATGGGAAGCAGCATATTGAATATAATGGAAAACAAATGTATAGACTCGGTTCGGGATATAGACTGGAGTTGAACGATAAAAAAAGAGTTATGATATATAAGGAAAACAAAGTTTACGTTCAAGATGTAGAAAATAATAAATCATATACACTGCCACTCAAAGTTGATGATGTATATAATATGACATTTATAGGTAAATACATTGGCATGTTGTACACTGCTGAAAATATAAAATATTCTATCAAAAGTATAGAGGGAATTCAGTATGCCCTAATTAAAATAACAATACCATGTCAGAACAAAAATATGAGTTACGGTGTACTTTATGTGGATTTAAAAGATAAGTGTCCAACTGAACTTAAAATATATGATGTAAAAAATGAGGAAAGATTAAGAGTACAATATAAAGAGTTTCAGCCCGATCCTAGTTTAGAAGATAACTTATTTGAGCCAGTTAATATGTAA
- the alr gene encoding alanine racemase, translated as MFRHIRPVWAEIDLDNIAYNMQQIRRCSKSDEIIGVVKADAYGHGAVDVAPVLLENGANRLAVAVISEAVELRKSGIQCPIMILGYTPLSLVDSIIKYSIEQTVFSYDYAEKLSEAARQKNITLRIHIALDTGMGRIGFLPTEESVWEVYKISKLSNIIIEGIFSHFSTSDETNKEYTYAQLKKFEWFYNELRKKNIKINIRHIGNSAAIMELPETHFEATRPGIILYGYYPSNEVDKNKLNLKPIMTLKTNVVHIKKMMPGEYVSYGRKFKCERESIIATLPVGYADGYTRMLSGKAKVIINGNYAPVIGRICMDQCMIDITDLPSVQVGDEVVIMGESDDKKFTADDMAEIIGTINYEVICMISKRVPRVYIKNGEVVKIRNYV; from the coding sequence ATGTTCAGACATATAAGACCTGTATGGGCTGAGATAGATTTAGATAATATTGCATATAATATGCAGCAAATTAGAAGGTGTTCAAAAAGTGATGAAATAATAGGGGTAGTTAAGGCTGATGCATATGGTCATGGAGCTGTTGATGTAGCACCAGTACTTTTGGAGAATGGTGCAAATCGTCTTGCGGTTGCTGTGATAAGCGAAGCTGTAGAACTGAGAAAGTCAGGAATTCAATGTCCGATAATGATTTTAGGTTATACACCCTTAAGTTTGGTGGATAGTATTATAAAATACAGTATAGAACAAACTGTTTTTTCATATGATTATGCAGAAAAGCTATCTGAGGCAGCAAGGCAAAAGAATATAACGCTTAGAATCCATATAGCATTAGATACAGGGATGGGGAGAATAGGATTTTTGCCAACAGAGGAAAGTGTATGGGAAGTTTATAAAATAAGTAAACTTTCAAACATAATAATAGAAGGAATATTTTCACACTTTTCAACATCTGATGAGACAAATAAAGAATATACGTATGCACAATTAAAGAAGTTTGAATGGTTTTATAATGAATTAAGAAAGAAAAATATTAAAATAAATATAAGACATATAGGCAACAGTGCTGCCATAATGGAATTGCCAGAAACTCATTTTGAGGCTACAAGACCTGGCATTATACTATATGGATACTATCCATCAAATGAGGTTGACAAGAATAAGTTAAACTTAAAACCCATTATGACACTTAAAACCAATGTGGTTCATATAAAAAAAATGATGCCTGGTGAATATGTTAGCTATGGCAGAAAGTTTAAATGTGAAAGAGAGAGTATTATAGCTACACTTCCTGTTGGATATGCAGATGGATATACCAGGATGCTTTCAGGCAAGGCAAAAGTAATAATTAATGGTAACTATGCGCCTGTTATCGGGAGGATTTGTATGGATCAATGTATGATAGATATTACTGATCTTCCAAGCGTTCAAGTTGGAGACGAAGTTGTAATTATGGGTGAAAGTGATGATAAAAAATTTACAGCAGACGATATGGCTGAAATCATAGGAACAATAAATTACGAAGTTATTTGTATGATAAGCAAGCGTGTACCACGCGTTTATATAAAGAATGGGGAAGTTGTAAAAATAAGGAATTACGTGTAG
- a CDS encoding CopG family ribbon-helix-helix protein translates to MSSSKRLVVNLSETLYDEFNKALKEDCKKRSEFIREAIILYIEERKKLQQIELVKKGYSEMAKLNIEICECGFSSDLEDLNQYEVMLSESDLLDDNSGKTRRYILC, encoded by the coding sequence ATGTCAAGTTCAAAGAGATTAGTAGTTAACCTCTCAGAAACACTTTATGACGAGTTTAACAAAGCACTTAAGGAAGATTGTAAAAAAAGAAGTGAATTTATTAGGGAAGCTATAATATTATATATAGAGGAGAGAAAAAAACTTCAACAGATAGAACTCGTAAAAAAAGGATATAGTGAAATGGCTAAATTAAATATAGAAATTTGTGAATGTGGTTTTTCCTCTGATTTAGAAGATTTGAATCAATATGAAGTTATGCTATCGGAGAGTGATTTGCTTGATGACAATAGTGGTAAAACGAGGAGATATATTCTATGCTGA
- a CDS encoding type II toxin-antitoxin system PemK/MazF family toxin has translation MTIVVKRGDIFYADLSPVVGSEQGGIRPVIIIQNDMGNKYSPTVIVAAITSQINKAKLPTHVEISSEDYGLNKDSVVLLEQIRTLDKRRLKEKIGHMTDMDMKKVDEALLISIGLQNMFESV, from the coding sequence ATGACAATAGTGGTAAAACGAGGAGATATATTCTATGCTGATTTGAGTCCAGTAGTAGGCTCTGAACAAGGAGGAATACGACCTGTCATAATTATTCAAAATGACATGGGTAATAAGTACAGTCCTACGGTGATTGTTGCGGCAATAACATCGCAGATAAATAAAGCAAAGCTTCCAACGCATGTGGAAATTTCTTCAGAAGATTATGGTTTAAACAAAGATTCTGTTGTTTTGCTTGAACAGATAAGAACTTTAGATAAAAGAAGGCTTAAAGAAAAAATAGGTCATATGACAGATATGGATATGAAAAAAGTGGATGAGGCGCTTTTAATTAGTATAGGTCTTCAAAATATGTTTGAGAGTGTATAG
- the thiE gene encoding thiamine phosphate synthase: MKNVDYKLYLVTDRKVLKERDLYKSIEEAIKGGVTLVQLREKEMSTLDFYESALKLKKITETYKIPLIINDRIDIALAINADGVHIGQSDMPLIKARELLGKDKIIGVSAHSIEEALEAERNGATYLGVGAIYNTSTKGDAQAVSLEELKNIKNSVKIPVVGIGGINEENANKVIETGVDGISVISGILSAQKIKDKARVMFDIVKKNSTK, translated from the coding sequence GTGAAAAATGTTGACTATAAATTATATCTTGTTACAGATAGAAAAGTTTTGAAGGAAAGAGATTTATACAAATCAATAGAAGAGGCTATAAAAGGTGGGGTTACCCTAGTTCAATTAAGGGAGAAAGAGATGTCTACCTTGGACTTTTATGAGTCTGCACTTAAGCTTAAAAAAATAACAGAGACATATAAAATACCTCTTATAATAAATGATAGAATTGATATAGCACTGGCAATAAATGCTGATGGTGTACATATTGGACAAAGCGACATGCCGCTGATTAAGGCACGTGAATTATTAGGGAAAGATAAAATAATAGGTGTTTCAGCTCATAGCATTGAGGAAGCTTTAGAAGCGGAAAGAAATGGAGCAACGTATCTTGGAGTAGGTGCTATTTATAATACTTCAACCAAGGGTGATGCTCAAGCTGTAAGCCTCGAAGAACTTAAGAATATAAAAAATAGCGTTAAAATACCAGTGGTAGGAATAGGGGGAATAAATGAGGAGAATGCTAACAAGGTAATTGAAACTGGTGTTGATGGAATAAGTGTCATATCTGGAATACTTTCAGCACAAAAAATTAAAGATAAGGCTAGAGTTATGTTTGATATAGTTAAAAAAAATTCAACTAAATAA
- a CDS encoding YitT family protein — translation MKKFKEYLYITLGFLIVAASVKFFFEPNNIAGGGVTGFAIIINEFFKTLSVGLITFVLNAVLFAVAMIFIDGNFGIKTLYSSFGLSVSLWIMDKYIVCPPLTKNLLLATLFGTLISGIGMGICFNQNASTGGTDILAKMMNKFFHMDIGKALLLVDFVITLFAGFTLGADLGMYSLLSVIIGGFVIDNVIEGLNICKKIMVISDKNDAISEFIIKELERGCTIIDGKGGYTGKDTYILYTVLNRKEFIRLRIFIKETDPNAFITISDAKEVLGEGFKEI, via the coding sequence ATGAAAAAGTTTAAAGAGTATTTATATATAACATTAGGTTTTCTAATAGTAGCCGCTTCAGTTAAGTTCTTTTTTGAACCAAATAATATAGCTGGAGGTGGGGTAACGGGATTTGCAATAATTATAAATGAATTTTTTAAAACCCTTTCAGTAGGTTTAATTACATTTGTGTTAAATGCAGTGTTATTTGCAGTAGCAATGATATTTATAGATGGAAACTTTGGAATTAAAACCTTGTATTCCAGTTTTGGACTTTCAGTTTCATTATGGATTATGGATAAATACATAGTATGTCCACCGTTAACTAAAAATTTACTACTGGCGACTTTGTTTGGAACTCTAATATCAGGTATAGGAATGGGAATTTGTTTTAATCAAAATGCGTCCACAGGTGGAACGGATATACTTGCTAAAATGATGAATAAGTTTTTTCATATGGATATAGGGAAAGCACTTCTTTTGGTGGATTTTGTTATAACACTTTTTGCAGGATTTACACTTGGGGCAGATCTTGGAATGTATTCTTTACTTTCAGTTATAATAGGAGGCTTTGTTATAGATAATGTTATAGAAGGATTGAATATATGCAAGAAGATAATGGTTATAAGTGATAAAAATGACGCAATAAGTGAATTTATAATAAAAGAACTAGAAAGAGGATGTACAATTATAGATGGAAAAGGTGGTTATACTGGCAAGGATACTTACATATTATATACTGTACTCAATAGAAAAGAATTTATAAGGCTTAGAATATTTATAAAAGAAACTGATCCAAATGCTTTTATAACAATAAGTGATGCAAAGGAAGTTCTTGGAGAAGGTTTTAAAGAAATTTAG
- the ftsE gene encoding cell division ATP-binding protein FtsE, giving the protein MIEFKNVNKTYGNDVKALSDINISIDRGEFVFVVGPSGAGKSTFIKLLMKEIEPTSGTIIVNDVEICNLKKKQIPYYRRKIGMVFQDFRLIPTLNVYENVAFAMRIVQAGHKEIRKRVPMVLALVGLSSKANDFPSQLSGGEQQRVSLARAIVNNPAVLIADEPTGNLDPDTANEIVNIMNDINKAGTTVIMATHAKEIVNDMKKRVIAIEDGMVARDERRGRYDYES; this is encoded by the coding sequence ATGATAGAATTTAAAAATGTTAATAAAACATACGGAAATGATGTAAAAGCTCTTTCTGATATAAATATCTCAATCGATAGGGGAGAGTTTGTATTTGTAGTTGGTCCAAGCGGAGCAGGTAAATCAACTTTTATAAAATTGCTTATGAAAGAAATTGAACCTACTTCAGGAACTATAATAGTAAATGATGTAGAAATATGTAATTTGAAAAAGAAGCAAATACCGTACTATAGAAGAAAGATAGGTATGGTGTTTCAAGATTTTAGGCTTATACCTACTCTAAATGTTTATGAAAATGTAGCATTTGCAATGAGAATTGTTCAAGCAGGTCATAAAGAAATAAGGAAAAGAGTTCCTATGGTTCTAGCGCTTGTTGGGCTTTCAAGTAAGGCAAATGACTTTCCAAGTCAACTTTCCGGAGGAGAGCAGCAAAGAGTTTCACTTGCAAGAGCGATAGTAAATAATCCTGCAGTCTTGATTGCAGACGAGCCTACAGGAAATCTTGACCCAGATACAGCAAACGAGATTGTTAATATAATGAATGATATAAACAAAGCAGGAACAACAGTAATAATGGCAACCCATGCTAAAGAAATAGTAAATGACATGAAAAAAAGAGTTATAGCAATAGAAGATGGTATGGTTGCTAGAGATGAACGAAGGGGAAGATACGATTATGAGAGTTAG
- the ftsX gene encoding permease-like cell division protein FtsX, translated as MRVSTLKLFFIDALKSLKRNKTISTAAAATVAATLFILGVCLLVLLNVKTGISDVRSKVQVQVYFKDDITIDEQKIVLNKLADVPGITGIKFESKSDALAKFKQQLGNDNKTLVEGMDTRNPMPNSYVVSVSDSDYASGVVKALKDKNGSTLDGIEKIQDGRELVNKITTITNTVQWVGIAIFIILAGVSLFLIGNTIKLTVYSRRREIGIMKYIGATDWFIRLPFVIEGMIIGIAGALVTILVVYNLYRVLFNKIRSSFLTMNIIQPSYVLTFMSWEFILAGMFIGALGSIVVIRKFLDV; from the coding sequence ATGAGAGTTAGTACATTAAAGTTATTTTTTATAGATGCTCTTAAAAGTTTAAAAAGAAATAAGACTATAAGTACTGCAGCAGCAGCAACAGTAGCGGCAACTCTTTTTATACTAGGAGTATGTTTATTGGTGCTTCTTAACGTAAAAACAGGAATAAGCGATGTAAGATCCAAAGTTCAGGTACAGGTTTACTTTAAAGATGATATAACAATAGATGAACAAAAAATTGTTTTAAATAAGTTGGCGGACGTACCAGGCATAACAGGAATAAAATTCGAAAGTAAAAGTGATGCTTTAGCTAAATTTAAACAACAACTAGGAAATGATAATAAAACATTAGTTGAAGGTATGGATACTAGAAATCCTATGCCTAATTCATATGTTGTAAGTGTTTCGGATTCTGATTATGCATCAGGTGTGGTTAAAGCTCTTAAAGATAAGAATGGATCTACTTTAGATGGAATAGAGAAGATACAGGATGGAAGAGAATTAGTAAATAAGATAACCACTATAACAAATACAGTTCAATGGGTTGGAATTGCTATATTTATTATATTGGCGGGTGTGTCATTGTTCTTAATTGGAAATACTATAAAACTTACAGTATATTCAAGACGTAGAGAAATAGGGATAATGAAATATATAGGTGCGACAGATTGGTTTATAAGACTTCCTTTTGTAATAGAGGGAATGATTATAGGTATAGCAGGAGCGCTTGTAACAATTTTGGTTGTATATAACTTGTATAGAGTTCTCTTTAATAAGATAAGAAGTAGTTTCTTAACAATGAATATAATACAGCCTTCATATGTATTGACTTTTATGTCCTGGGAATTTATTTTAGCAGGAATGTTTATTGGAGCATTAGGAAGTATTGTAGTTATAAGAAAGTTTCTTGATGTGTAG
- a CDS encoding S41 family peptidase — MDNKKKKWIVITVAIVVVTNIASLFLGGRFLVFAGNSRVAVDKDTYDTVQKFSKLFSVRDQLYKYYDGKISDSVLLDGALKGMTSSLKDPYTVYMDKSETKSFNSEIQGQQYVGLGMEVQAKDNKVIVSTVFDNSPAEKAGMKSGDVIVKVNGTDAVSTDLEKTVSMIKGKEGTSVTLTLYRSTKGNFDITAKRQKVAIDTVSGEMLSNEIGYMQVSMFDENTGNNFNKKIDELKQQGMKGLILDLRSNPGGLLSACIQVTSNFVTKDKVIVSTIDKYNSKEEYKSKGGNYIGLPLVVLVDGNTASASEIFSGAIRDYKLGTLIGEKTFGKGVVQAPFDLNDGTQLKITISKYYTPNGENIHHKGIKPDIEVKYPDTLKDKPYDRNSDPQFQKALEQIKSKMK, encoded by the coding sequence TTGGATAATAAGAAGAAAAAGTGGATTGTCATTACGGTGGCTATTGTTGTTGTTACTAATATAGCTTCATTATTTTTGGGCGGAAGATTTTTAGTATTTGCGGGAAATAGTAGAGTTGCAGTAGATAAGGATACATATGACACTGTTCAAAAATTCTCTAAATTGTTTTCTGTAAGGGATCAACTTTATAAATACTACGATGGTAAAATCAGTGATAGTGTGCTTTTGGATGGAGCTTTGAAAGGAATGACTTCATCTTTAAAAGACCCATATACAGTATATATGGATAAAAGTGAAACAAAATCTTTCAATTCTGAAATTCAAGGACAACAATATGTAGGACTTGGAATGGAGGTTCAAGCGAAAGACAATAAAGTAATAGTATCTACTGTATTTGATAATTCTCCAGCGGAAAAGGCAGGGATGAAATCTGGAGATGTTATTGTAAAAGTAAATGGAACGGATGCAGTAAGCACTGATCTTGAGAAAACAGTTTCGATGATAAAGGGAAAAGAAGGAACAAGTGTTACACTTACATTATACAGATCCACCAAGGGAAACTTTGATATCACAGCAAAAAGACAAAAAGTTGCTATTGATACTGTAAGTGGAGAAATGTTAAGTAACGAAATAGGATATATGCAAGTTAGTATGTTCGATGAAAATACTGGGAATAACTTTAATAAGAAAATTGATGAATTAAAGCAACAGGGAATGAAGGGACTTATTCTCGATTTAAGGTCAAATCCAGGAGGACTTCTCAGTGCATGTATACAAGTGACTTCAAACTTTGTTACAAAAGATAAAGTTATAGTTTCAACAATTGACAAATATAATTCTAAGGAAGAATATAAATCAAAGGGTGGAAATTATATAGGTCTTCCTCTTGTAGTTTTAGTAGATGGAAATACAGCAAGTGCTTCAGAAATTTTTTCAGGTGCTATAAGAGATTATAAATTGGGCACCCTAATTGGTGAAAAGACATTTGGTAAGGGTGTTGTTCAGGCTCCATTTGATTTAAATGATGGTACACAACTTAAGATAACTATATCTAAGTACTACACACCAAATGGTGAAAATATACACCACAAAGGTATAAAACCTGATATAGAAGTTAAGTATCCTGATACACTTAAAGATAAACCTTATGATAGAAATTCGGACCCACAATTTCAGAAAGCTTTGGAACAAATAAAATCTAAAATGAAATAG
- a CDS encoding S1C family serine protease produces the protein MNIAVQTLRALAETIVTPSYLLTIIVIMIMFYMKNRRISFMQRMIIGQNIESPFELTLSQITLSIIAGALGSVILSYLGVVFKDNSAIVLLFLISVILMFAGSRFLCFSYSGSILGIISIVIQFLSVNKIADVSSIKFLEIDVVMIMSLVGVLHIVEGIIVMIDGKSGAIPVFTNREDKIIGGFAFKRYWVLPITLLFLLNNADLNGTVNVATPDSWPIIRTAFTVIGKSAVISFMMFYGIIGYKSVTFTKSKRKKTFMSGMAIALYGAVLLGLSQVLKHNLEQQIILCLLAPLLHETMLRLEAYSEVKGKPKFVSGEDGVMVLDVAPNSQAYEMGIKSGDLLLEINDTKIFSEEDITRSIQNMSKYMWFKIKDVQGKLNEISYDKFDRNKKLGAIFVPKGMPKESKIVKFEHKSFDDILDNVNKEDENKKDQK, from the coding sequence ATGAATATTGCGGTTCAGACACTACGAGCTCTGGCTGAGACGATAGTTACTCCTTCTTATCTTTTAACAATCATTGTTATAATGATAATGTTTTATATGAAGAACAGAAGAATTTCGTTTATGCAGAGAATGATAATAGGTCAGAATATAGAGTCGCCTTTCGAGCTTACATTGTCACAAATAACTCTAAGTATAATTGCTGGAGCATTAGGTAGTGTTATTCTTTCTTATCTTGGAGTTGTTTTTAAAGATAACAGCGCAATAGTCTTGTTATTTTTAATTTCTGTAATTCTTATGTTTGCAGGAAGTAGGTTTCTATGTTTCTCTTATTCAGGGTCCATACTTGGAATTATAAGTATAGTGATTCAATTTCTTTCAGTGAACAAAATAGCGGATGTAAGCTCTATAAAGTTTCTTGAAATTGATGTTGTAATGATTATGTCACTGGTAGGAGTACTTCATATTGTAGAAGGAATAATAGTGATGATTGACGGAAAATCTGGAGCTATTCCTGTATTTACAAATAGAGAGGATAAAATAATTGGAGGCTTTGCTTTCAAAAGGTATTGGGTTTTACCAATAACACTATTGTTTCTTTTAAATAATGCAGATTTAAATGGAACTGTTAATGTAGCGACTCCGGACTCGTGGCCTATAATTAGAACTGCGTTTACAGTTATCGGTAAAAGTGCTGTTATATCATTTATGATGTTTTATGGCATCATAGGATATAAGAGTGTTACATTTACAAAAAGCAAACGTAAAAAAACATTTATGTCAGGAATGGCTATAGCACTTTATGGAGCTGTTTTATTGGGCTTATCTCAGGTGCTTAAGCATAACCTTGAACAGCAGATTATATTATGCTTGTTGGCACCTTTGTTGCACGAAACAATGCTTAGATTAGAAGCGTATTCTGAAGTGAAGGGGAAACCTAAGTTTGTGAGCGGCGAGGATGGAGTAATGGTGTTAGATGTAGCACCGAATTCTCAAGCCTATGAGATGGGTATAAAGAGCGGAGATTTACTTTTAGAAATAAATGATACAAAAATATTTTCAGAGGAAGATATTACAAGGTCGATTCAGAATATGAGTAAATATATGTGGTTTAAAATAAAAGATGTACAAGGTAAACTGAATGAGATAAGCTACGATAAATTTGATAGGAATAAGAAACTTGGAGCAATCTTTGTACCAAAGGGAATGCCAAAGGAAAGTAAGATAGTAAAATTTGAACATAAATCTTTTGATGATATTTTGGATAATGTTAATAAAGAGGATGAAAATAAAAAGGATCAAAAATAA
- a CDS encoding undecaprenyl-diphosphate phosphatase has translation MEHIEILKAIFLGIVEGITEWLPISSTGHMILVNEFIRLNVTEAFKQVFLVVIQLGAILSVVLLYFNKLIPFSLNGGFYLKKDVVSMWIKIIISCIPATIVGIPFDDKIDALFYNYQTVSITLISFGILFIMIENHNKGKHPRITSISEITYTTAVLIGIFQLIAAVFPGTSRSGATIVGALLIGVSRTVAAEYTFFLAIPVMFGASLLKLFKFGLHFTSTEITILFIGMLSAFIVSILAIKFLMIYIKRHDFKAFGWYRIILGCAVLVYFLIV, from the coding sequence ATGGAACATATCGAAATATTAAAAGCAATTTTCCTTGGAATTGTCGAAGGAATTACAGAATGGCTGCCAATAAGCAGCACAGGACATATGATACTAGTTAATGAGTTTATACGATTAAATGTAACAGAAGCTTTTAAACAGGTATTTTTAGTTGTCATACAATTAGGCGCAATTTTATCTGTTGTGCTACTTTATTTTAATAAACTCATACCATTTTCTCTAAATGGAGGTTTTTATTTAAAAAAAGACGTTGTATCCATGTGGATAAAAATAATTATTTCATGTATTCCTGCCACTATCGTAGGCATTCCTTTTGATGATAAAATAGACGCTCTTTTTTATAATTACCAAACAGTTTCTATTACTCTAATTTCATTTGGTATTCTATTCATAATGATTGAAAATCATAATAAAGGTAAACATCCTAGAATTACATCTATTTCCGAGATAACTTACACAACCGCTGTGCTAATTGGAATATTTCAACTTATAGCTGCTGTATTTCCCGGGACATCACGTTCTGGCGCCACAATTGTAGGTGCACTTTTAATTGGAGTATCAAGGACTGTAGCTGCTGAATACACCTTTTTTCTTGCAATTCCAGTTATGTTTGGGGCAAGCTTATTAAAACTATTCAAATTTGGTCTTCACTTCACTTCAACTGAAATAACCATATTATTCATAGGAATGCTATCTGCCTTTATTGTTTCAATATTGGCTATAAAGTTCCTCATGATATATATTAAAAGGCATGATTTCAAAGCTTTTGGGTGGTACAGAATCATTCTAGGATGTGCTGTTCTAGTGTATTTTCTTATAGTATAA